A genomic segment from Streptomyces sp. NBC_01233 encodes:
- a CDS encoding FAD-dependent oxidoreductase has protein sequence MTAPTHQRTAARRGRDRRARILPARPGARHAQGRHTAAVIGGGIAGLAAATALAERGVKVTLYEREPYLGGRAGGWPTRLRDGSTVTMSRGFHAFFRQYYNLRGLLRRTDPALANLTGLPDYPLLHADGLCDSFRHVPRTPPWSALSFVALSPTFRLRDLCAMNPAPALPLLDVRVPEVYHQLDDTSAYDFLEAIGFPQQARHLAFEVFSRSFFADPRQLSAAEMALMFHIYFLGSAEGLLFDVPRSPYPAALWAPLAEYLGRHGAEVHTGSPVEHIEAVPDGTFEATADGATRPYDAVVLALDATGLRSLVARSDRLGDRAWRERVAHLRSAPPFLVTRLWLDRPVAPDRPGFLGTSGFGGLDNISVLNRWEDEAAHWAARTGGSVVELHAYAVDRRVPQTLQEQQLLQQLRRVYPETRAAKVVDARHEWREDCPLFPVGGYTDRPTVRTTDPGLVVAGDVVRTDLPVALMERAATTGFQAANALLERWGLHGQTLWTVPDRGRVPVLRKAAAWAGHRAV, from the coding sequence ATGACAGCACCCACGCACCAGCGGACCGCGGCGCGCCGAGGCAGAGACCGACGGGCACGCATCCTGCCCGCCCGTCCAGGAGCCCGCCACGCACAGGGCCGCCACACGGCAGCCGTGATCGGCGGCGGGATCGCAGGCCTCGCCGCCGCCACCGCGCTCGCCGAACGGGGCGTGAAGGTGACGCTGTACGAGCGCGAACCCTACCTCGGCGGCCGGGCGGGCGGATGGCCGACCCGCCTGCGCGACGGCAGCACCGTGACGATGAGCCGCGGCTTCCACGCCTTCTTCCGGCAGTACTACAACCTGCGGGGCCTGCTGCGCCGAACCGACCCCGCCCTGGCCAACCTCACCGGACTCCCCGATTACCCGCTGCTGCACGCGGACGGCCTCTGCGACAGCTTCCGGCACGTGCCGCGCACTCCGCCGTGGAGCGCACTGAGCTTCGTCGCCCTCAGCCCCACCTTCCGCCTGCGGGACCTGTGCGCCATGAATCCGGCCCCGGCCCTGCCGCTGCTCGACGTCCGCGTGCCTGAGGTGTACCACCAGCTCGACGACACCAGTGCCTACGACTTCCTGGAGGCCATCGGCTTTCCGCAACAGGCCCGACACCTGGCCTTCGAAGTCTTCTCCCGGAGCTTCTTCGCCGACCCGCGGCAGCTGTCCGCAGCCGAGATGGCGCTCATGTTCCACATCTACTTCCTGGGCTCCGCCGAAGGCCTGCTGTTCGACGTGCCCCGCTCGCCCTACCCGGCCGCGCTGTGGGCCCCCCTGGCCGAATATCTTGGGCGGCACGGCGCCGAGGTACACACCGGAAGCCCCGTCGAGCACATCGAAGCCGTCCCCGACGGCACGTTCGAGGCGACCGCGGACGGCGCAACGCGACCGTACGACGCCGTGGTCCTCGCCCTGGACGCCACGGGCCTGCGGTCCCTGGTCGCCCGTTCGGACCGGCTGGGCGACCGAGCCTGGCGGGAGCGCGTGGCGCACCTGCGCTCGGCTCCGCCCTTCCTCGTCACCCGACTCTGGCTCGATCGACCCGTCGCCCCCGACCGACCCGGCTTCCTGGGAACCAGCGGCTTCGGCGGCCTCGACAACATCAGCGTGCTGAACCGCTGGGAAGACGAGGCCGCCCACTGGGCGGCACGCACTGGAGGATCCGTCGTGGAACTCCACGCCTACGCCGTCGACCGGCGCGTTCCGCAGACCCTCCAAGAGCAGCAACTCCTCCAGCAGCTCCGCCGCGTGTACCCGGAAACCCGCGCCGCCAAGGTTGTCGACGCCCGCCACGAATGGCGTGAGGACTGCCCGCTGTTCCCCGTGGGCGGCTACACCGACCGCCCCACCGTCCGAACCACCGACCCCGGGCTCGTCGTCGCCGGCGACGTCGTGCGTACCGACCTCCCCGTCGCGCTGATGGAACGGGCAGCCACGACCGGCTTCCAGGCCGCGAACGCCCTGCTCGAACGCTGGGGCCTGCACGGGCAGACCCTGTGGACGGTGCCGGACCGCGGTCGCGTCCCGGTACTGCGGAAGGCGGCCGCCTGGGCGGGACACCGAGCTGTGTAA
- the istA gene encoding IS21 family transposase, with amino-acid sequence MLLEPGRWLELRRFRALHEAGASISEIARETGLNWRTVKKYLESDGPPVPPAPAPRSDLGNQVIKPWAHVIDAWLRAEVLLKAAVIHERLVEQYAFPHHYQRVKMYVQQARPRIAEELGYTPRELAKLHRRFEVVPGAQAQVDWGDEGNILAHVGIPKVYSFHMTLSYSRDPFCCFTTSQNLASFFECHRRAFAHFGGAPGVIVYDRTKTVVRRHVAPGEAVPLHPEAVAFAGHYDFDIDVLAAYRPTGKGRVEVNTVALGILSRWQPPHE; translated from the coding sequence ATGTTGCTGGAACCGGGGCGGTGGCTGGAGCTGCGGCGTTTCCGGGCTCTGCATGAGGCGGGCGCGAGCATCTCGGAGATCGCTCGGGAGACCGGTCTGAACTGGCGTACGGTCAAGAAGTATCTGGAGAGCGACGGTCCTCCGGTTCCGCCGGCTCCGGCGCCGCGCTCGGATCTCGGCAACCAGGTGATCAAGCCGTGGGCGCATGTGATTGATGCGTGGCTACGGGCTGAGGTGCTGCTGAAGGCCGCGGTCATCCATGAGCGTCTGGTCGAGCAGTATGCCTTCCCGCACCACTACCAGCGCGTCAAGATGTACGTGCAGCAGGCCCGACCCCGCATCGCCGAGGAGTTGGGATATACCCCGCGCGAGCTGGCGAAGTTGCACCGCCGCTTCGAGGTGGTGCCCGGCGCCCAGGCCCAGGTCGACTGGGGCGACGAGGGCAACATCCTGGCCCATGTCGGCATCCCGAAGGTCTACTCCTTCCACATGACCTTGTCCTACTCCCGAGATCCGTTCTGCTGCTTCACCACCAGCCAGAATCTGGCATCGTTCTTCGAGTGCCACCGGCGGGCGTTCGCGCACTTCGGCGGGGCGCCCGGGGTGATCGTCTACGACCGGACCAAGACTGTCGTGCGCCGTCACGTCGCCCCGGGCGAGGCGGTCCCGTTGCATCCGGAGGCCGTGGCGTTCGCCGGGCACTACGACTTCGACATCGACGTCTTGGCCGCCTACCGGCCGACGGGGAAGGGCCGCGTTGAAGTCAACACCGTTGCGTTAGGGATCTTGAGTCGTTGGCAACCCCCGCATGAGTAG
- a CDS encoding DEAD/DEAH box helicase: MSAIQLKEHQVDQKSAFRKWVGFPARSSVPPRGARGTIVSATGSGKTITAAASALECFRGGRILVTVPTLDLLAQTAQAWRLVGHRAPMIAVCSLENDPVLNELGVRTTTNPIQLALWAASGPVVVFATYASLVDREDIDVPEGQRKVRGPLEAALAGGERLYGQRMAGFDLAIVDEAHGTAGDLGRPWAAIHDNARIPADFRLYLTATPRILAAARPQKGAGGQEAEIASMADDPDGTYGAWLAELGLSEAIERGILAGFEIDVLEIRDPSPVLEESEEARRGRRLALLQTALLEHAAAYNLRTVMTFHQKVEEAAAFAEKLPQTAAELYATDACDADLAAAEKLPKSSIEAEFYELESGRHVPPDRVWSAWLCGDHLVTERREVLRQFANGIDANNRRVHRAFLASVRVLGEGVDITGERGVEAICFADTRGSQVEIVQNIGRALRLNRDGSTKVARIMVPVFLEPGEDPTDMVASASFKPLVAVLQGLRSHDDRLVEQLASRALTSGQRKVHLRRDEDGRIVGAGSESEDQEQDGTDAAAESALLHFSSPRDAATIAAFLRTRVYRPDSLVWLEGYQALLRWRSENGITGLYAVPYDTETEVGVTKTFPLGRWVHQQRKALRADELEERRKVLLDAPEAGMVWEPGEEAWEAKLAALRSYRRATGHLAPRQDATWGEDDEMVPVGQHMANLRRKGAKNGLGKDEDTATTRAAQLSEIDEDWDCPWPLDWQRHHRVLADLVDADGVLPHIAPGVVFDGDDVGKWLRQQKQPVTWAQLLPEQQARLTALGITAPEVPSPAPAAARTAKGPSKAQQAFQRGLAALAQWVEREGTDRPVPRAHGEEIAVKGEAEPVIVKLGVWVSNTKTRRDKLTQEQLDALRELGVEWA; the protein is encoded by the coding sequence ATGTCAGCGATTCAGCTCAAGGAACACCAGGTCGACCAGAAGTCGGCGTTCCGGAAGTGGGTGGGATTCCCTGCAAGGTCATCTGTGCCCCCGCGGGGGGCCCGGGGAACGATCGTGTCCGCGACCGGGTCCGGCAAGACGATCACGGCAGCCGCGAGCGCGCTGGAGTGCTTCCGGGGCGGCCGGATCCTGGTCACCGTCCCCACCTTGGACCTGCTCGCTCAGACCGCCCAGGCGTGGCGGCTGGTGGGCCACCGGGCCCCGATGATCGCCGTCTGCTCCCTGGAGAACGACCCGGTCCTCAACGAACTGGGGGTGCGCACCACCACGAACCCGATCCAGCTCGCCCTGTGGGCCGCGTCCGGGCCCGTCGTCGTGTTCGCCACGTACGCCTCCCTGGTGGACCGCGAGGACATCGACGTACCGGAGGGCCAGCGGAAGGTTCGCGGGCCGCTGGAGGCCGCCCTGGCAGGCGGGGAGCGGCTGTACGGGCAGCGGATGGCGGGCTTCGACCTCGCCATCGTCGATGAGGCGCATGGCACGGCCGGTGATCTCGGGCGGCCGTGGGCCGCGATCCACGACAACGCGCGGATCCCGGCGGACTTCCGGCTCTACCTGACCGCGACACCACGCATCTTGGCCGCGGCCCGGCCGCAGAAGGGCGCCGGCGGCCAGGAGGCGGAGATCGCGAGCATGGCCGACGACCCGGACGGCACCTACGGCGCGTGGCTGGCCGAGCTCGGGCTGTCCGAGGCGATCGAGCGGGGCATCCTCGCGGGGTTCGAGATCGACGTCCTGGAGATCCGCGACCCCTCCCCCGTCCTCGAGGAGTCGGAGGAAGCGCGGCGGGGCCGGCGCCTGGCGCTGTTGCAGACCGCGCTCCTGGAGCACGCCGCGGCGTACAACCTGCGTACGGTCATGACGTTCCACCAGAAGGTGGAGGAGGCGGCCGCGTTCGCCGAGAAGTTGCCCCAGACGGCGGCCGAGCTGTACGCCACCGACGCCTGCGACGCCGATCTGGCGGCTGCGGAGAAGCTGCCGAAGTCGTCGATCGAGGCGGAGTTCTACGAGCTGGAGAGCGGCCGCCACGTCCCGCCGGACCGGGTGTGGTCGGCGTGGCTGTGCGGGGACCACCTCGTGACCGAGCGGCGCGAGGTCCTGCGGCAGTTCGCCAACGGCATCGACGCGAACAACCGGCGCGTGCACCGGGCGTTCCTCGCCTCCGTGCGCGTCCTCGGCGAGGGCGTCGACATCACCGGCGAGCGCGGGGTGGAGGCGATCTGCTTCGCCGACACCCGCGGCTCCCAGGTCGAGATCGTGCAGAACATCGGCCGCGCGCTCCGGCTCAACCGCGACGGCAGCACCAAGGTCGCCCGCATCATGGTTCCCGTGTTCCTGGAGCCGGGCGAGGACCCGACCGACATGGTCGCCTCCGCGAGCTTCAAGCCTCTTGTAGCGGTCCTCCAGGGCCTCCGCAGTCATGATGACCGTCTGGTCGAGCAGCTCGCCTCCCGCGCCCTCACCAGCGGCCAGCGCAAGGTCCACCTACGCCGCGACGAGGACGGGCGGATCGTCGGAGCCGGCAGCGAAAGCGAGGACCAGGAGCAGGACGGCACCGACGCCGCCGCGGAGTCGGCCCTGCTCCACTTCTCCAGCCCGCGCGACGCCGCCACGATCGCCGCGTTCCTGCGCACCCGGGTCTACCGGCCGGACAGCCTGGTGTGGCTGGAGGGCTACCAGGCCCTCCTCCGGTGGCGCTCGGAGAACGGGATCACCGGCTTGTACGCCGTCCCGTACGACACCGAGACCGAGGTCGGCGTCACCAAGACGTTCCCGCTCGGCCGGTGGGTCCACCAGCAGCGGAAGGCCCTGCGCGCCGACGAGCTGGAGGAGCGGCGCAAGGTCCTGCTGGACGCGCCGGAGGCCGGGATGGTGTGGGAGCCCGGCGAAGAGGCGTGGGAGGCCAAGCTCGCCGCCTTGCGGTCCTACCGCCGGGCCACAGGGCACCTTGCGCCCCGGCAGGACGCGACGTGGGGCGAGGACGACGAGATGGTGCCCGTTGGACAGCACATGGCCAACCTCCGCCGCAAGGGCGCCAAGAACGGCCTCGGGAAGGACGAGGACACCGCGACGACCCGGGCGGCGCAGCTCTCCGAGATCGACGAGGACTGGGACTGCCCGTGGCCGCTGGACTGGCAACGGCACCACCGCGTCCTGGCGGACCTGGTCGACGCCGACGGCGTCCTGCCCCACATCGCGCCGGGCGTCGTCTTCGACGGCGACGACGTCGGCAAGTGGCTCCGGCAGCAGAAGCAACCTGTCACCTGGGCGCAGCTCCTGCCCGAACAGCAGGCCCGGTTGACCGCGCTGGGCATCACGGCTCCTGAGGTCCCGTCTCCCGCGCCCGCGGCGGCGCGTACGGCGAAGGGTCCGAGCAAAGCACAGCAGGCGTTCCAGCGGGGCCTGGCGGCCCTCGCGCAGTGGGTGGAGCGGGAAGGCACGGACCGGCCGGTGCCCCGCGCGCACGGCGAGGAGATCGCGGTCAAGGGCGAGGCGGAACCAGTGATCGTGAAGCTCGGCGTGTGGGTCTCCAACACCAAGACCCGGCGCGACAAGCTCACCCAGGAACAGCTGGACGCCCTGCGGGAGCTGGGCGTGGAGTGGGCGTGA
- a CDS encoding class I SAM-dependent methyltransferase, which produces MTLLRDEDLAAAFDHASRTYDALVAANPGYHAHLRRSVRRLGLPAQGEGMRVLDLGCGTGASTAAIRSVLPAAHITAVDASAGMLAKAAAKPWADGVRFIHAPAEHLKDAGVHGPFDAVFAAYLFRNLTDPDAVLNTVRSVLRPGGRLAAHEYSLSGRRTDRAVWTLVCRGIVQPAATLLGDGPLYRHLWRSVVHFDPTDRFATRIREAGFHKVRALPLPGWQTGITHTFVAARPEGPR; this is translated from the coding sequence ATGACCCTGCTGCGCGACGAGGACCTCGCCGCCGCGTTCGACCACGCCTCCCGCACCTACGACGCCCTGGTCGCCGCGAACCCCGGCTACCACGCGCATCTGCGGCGCTCGGTGCGCCGCCTCGGCCTTCCCGCACAGGGAGAGGGGATGCGGGTCCTGGACCTCGGCTGCGGCACCGGCGCCTCGACGGCAGCGATCCGGTCCGTCCTCCCGGCCGCACACATCACGGCCGTCGACGCATCCGCCGGCATGCTGGCGAAAGCCGCCGCCAAACCGTGGGCGGACGGCGTGCGCTTCATCCATGCACCGGCCGAGCACCTGAAGGACGCGGGCGTCCACGGACCGTTCGACGCCGTATTCGCCGCCTACCTCTTCCGCAACCTCACCGATCCCGACGCCGTCCTCAACACCGTGCGCAGCGTGCTGCGACCGGGCGGCCGGCTCGCCGCGCACGAATACAGCCTCAGCGGCCGGCGCACCGACCGTGCCGTGTGGACGCTGGTGTGCCGCGGCATCGTCCAGCCCGCCGCCACCCTGCTGGGGGACGGACCCCTCTACCGCCACCTGTGGCGCAGCGTCGTCCACTTCGACCCAACCGACCGGTTCGCCACCCGCATCCGCGAAGCCGGCTTCCACAAGGTCCGCGCCCTGCCCTTGCCGGGCTGGCAGACAGGCATCACCCACACCTTCGTCGCCGCCCGCCCGGAAGGCCCCCGATGA
- a CDS encoding polyprenyl synthetase family protein, translated as MRRTQAKDKSAAAPPPVPRLVALSGSAQRRRRAGRAAVDAVDGAHARDGATLAVDSAAVDADVRSAIGDALEQVLADRLTRAGVLDAEFAGELAERVARFTREGGKRTRSQFVWWSMRACGGGDEPTASAALRIGAALELLQTCALVHDDVMDGSALRRGRPALHTEVRDSYSSAASPARAARFGEAVAVLAGDLALVWADDIVAETALDPWTATAVREVWSDMRTEMVAGQFLDLQGQLTGSRSTAQALRAARLKSALYSVERPLALGAAVAGADCRTMRALCSAGRCVGMAFQLRDDLEDVFGDPRHTGKGCGGDIREGKPTYLAALAVARAEAAADRPALEVLERALGNEDLSREGLDEVREVLVRTGARAAVGAKIERLAARGMRHFDGALLDADAAGRLRGLLIAQVTSRAADDPPARSRSASAATTAGSGAPGAGR; from the coding sequence ATGCGCCGCACCCAGGCGAAGGACAAGTCCGCGGCCGCACCGCCGCCCGTCCCCCGCCTGGTGGCCCTCTCGGGGTCCGCTCAGCGGCGCCGTCGGGCCGGCCGGGCGGCCGTCGACGCCGTGGACGGCGCGCATGCCCGGGACGGCGCCACGTTGGCGGTAGACTCCGCGGCCGTGGATGCGGACGTGCGATCCGCGATCGGGGACGCGCTGGAGCAGGTGCTCGCCGACCGGCTCACCCGGGCCGGTGTGCTGGACGCTGAGTTCGCCGGGGAACTGGCCGAGCGCGTCGCGCGCTTCACCCGGGAGGGTGGCAAGCGCACCCGCTCGCAGTTCGTCTGGTGGTCGATGCGCGCCTGCGGCGGGGGTGATGAGCCGACGGCCTCGGCCGCCTTGCGCATCGGCGCGGCGCTCGAACTGCTCCAGACCTGTGCCTTGGTCCACGACGACGTGATGGACGGTTCGGCTCTTCGGCGCGGCCGTCCGGCGCTCCACACCGAGGTGCGGGACAGCTACAGCAGTGCGGCATCGCCGGCCCGCGCCGCCCGTTTCGGCGAGGCGGTCGCGGTCCTGGCCGGGGACCTGGCCCTCGTATGGGCGGACGACATTGTGGCGGAGACAGCCCTCGACCCATGGACGGCGACCGCCGTGCGTGAGGTCTGGAGCGATATGCGTACCGAGATGGTGGCAGGTCAGTTCCTCGACCTCCAGGGCCAGCTGACCGGGTCGCGCTCCACGGCGCAGGCGCTGCGCGCCGCCCGCCTCAAGAGCGCCTTGTACTCGGTCGAGCGGCCTTTGGCGCTGGGTGCTGCGGTGGCGGGCGCGGACTGCCGGACCATGCGGGCGCTGTGCTCGGCGGGGCGCTGCGTGGGCATGGCCTTCCAGTTGCGCGACGACCTCGAGGACGTCTTCGGCGATCCGCGGCACACCGGCAAGGGCTGCGGAGGGGACATCCGCGAAGGAAAGCCGACCTATCTGGCCGCGCTGGCGGTCGCGCGCGCCGAGGCCGCCGCCGACCGGCCGGCCCTGGAGGTGCTGGAAAGAGCCCTCGGGAACGAGGACCTTTCACGCGAAGGCCTCGACGAGGTGCGGGAGGTGCTGGTTCGGACGGGCGCCCGGGCGGCGGTCGGGGCGAAGATCGAGCGCCTGGCGGCCCGGGGAATGCGTCACTTCGACGGCGCCCTGCTTGACGCGGACGCCGCGGGCCGACTGCGTGGGCTACTGATCGCGCAGGTGACTTCTCGAGCCGCGGACGACCCGCCCGCCCGCTCACGTTCCGCGTCCGCTGCCACCACGGCCGGTTCTGGCGCACCAGGGGCCGGGCGATGA
- a CDS encoding lycopene cyclase family protein: MPKADVALIGAGAAGLSLAHRLNEHGAPAPSVILVDAPPGPLRPAPRTWCFWESGRGRFDAAVRSQWRHLRVRPPAGAPIDVNIAPLRYKMIRSHDFESLVAQDLAHSPNVRRLEATVDAVEETPSGTRVLMTRPDGSRDALRARWVFDSRPLGSLPAARTTLLQHFRGWFVRTTRPTFDPGTAELMDFRTPQPADGLSFGYVLPTGPHEALVEYTEFSPHVLTDSGYEAALRHYAADVLALGELEILATETGLIPMTDAPIPQRIGASVFRIGAAGGATRPSTGYTFAGLQRQTRAVAAALRQGRDPVPPAAHSVRARTMDAVLLRALDSGRVDGPDLFCRLFARVPPARLLRFLDGRTNLLEDLSVGRHAPVGPMLRTVVELPRLPRRPFL, from the coding sequence GTGCCGAAGGCGGACGTGGCGCTCATCGGAGCAGGCGCCGCAGGCTTGTCCCTGGCCCACCGGCTGAACGAACACGGTGCCCCGGCCCCGTCCGTCATCCTCGTCGACGCCCCGCCCGGTCCGCTGCGTCCAGCCCCGCGCACCTGGTGCTTCTGGGAGTCCGGCCGCGGCCGCTTCGACGCCGCGGTGCGATCACAATGGCGCCACCTGCGGGTACGGCCACCCGCCGGCGCCCCGATCGACGTGAACATCGCACCGCTGCGGTACAAGATGATCCGCTCCCACGACTTCGAGTCGCTGGTCGCGCAGGACCTGGCGCACAGCCCCAACGTCCGGCGCCTGGAAGCGACCGTGGACGCCGTGGAGGAGACCCCGTCCGGCACCCGGGTGCTGATGACCCGGCCCGACGGCAGCCGCGACGCCCTCAGGGCCCGCTGGGTGTTCGACTCACGTCCTCTGGGAAGCCTCCCGGCCGCCCGCACCACCTTGCTGCAGCACTTCCGCGGCTGGTTCGTCCGGACCACCCGGCCCACCTTCGACCCCGGGACCGCGGAACTGATGGACTTCCGCACACCACAGCCCGCTGACGGTCTCTCCTTCGGCTACGTCCTGCCCACCGGCCCGCACGAAGCACTCGTCGAGTACACCGAGTTCTCCCCCCACGTACTGACGGACAGCGGCTACGAGGCGGCGCTACGGCACTATGCCGCAGACGTCCTGGCCCTCGGCGAACTGGAGATCCTCGCCACCGAGACCGGCCTGATCCCCATGACAGACGCCCCCATCCCGCAACGCATCGGTGCATCGGTGTTCCGGATCGGTGCCGCCGGCGGCGCGACCCGCCCGTCCACCGGATACACCTTCGCCGGACTTCAGCGCCAGACCCGGGCGGTCGCCGCCGCGCTGCGACAAGGCCGCGATCCGGTGCCCCCGGCCGCCCACTCCGTGCGGGCCCGCACCATGGACGCGGTCCTGCTGCGGGCCCTGGACAGCGGCCGGGTCGACGGCCCGGACCTGTTCTGCCGACTCTTCGCCCGTGTCCCGCCAGCCCGGCTCCTGCGCTTCCTCGATGGGCGCACGAACCTGCTCGAGGACCTGTCCGTCGGCCGTCACGCCCCGGTCGGCCCCATGCTGCGCACCGTCGTCGAGCTGCCCCGCCTGCCGCGCCGTCCCTTCCTCTGA
- a CDS encoding IS3 family transposase: protein MSTICRFIHAEKANYTIVLLCTVMKTARSTYYAWVAGAEAREARRRADETLAHEITVIYIASRRNYGVPRVTAELRRQGRVVNRKRVARVMRENGIAGNSRRTGRRGLTKADTKAAPSPDLIGRDFTAIRPGTKIVGDITYIPTAEGWLYLASWLDLATREVIGYSMADHHRADLVVDALDMAAALGRLEPGCVIHSDRGSEYTSGQLRTKISKLGHRQSMGRTGSCFDNAAAESFWAVLKEEIGTRFWPDRATARADIFDFIETFYNRRRLRKHIHWGYLTPHETRLRYRQDQALAA, encoded by the coding sequence GTGAGCACGATATGCCGGTTCATCCACGCGGAGAAGGCGAACTACACGATCGTGCTGCTGTGCACGGTGATGAAGACCGCCCGGTCCACGTACTACGCGTGGGTGGCCGGAGCCGAGGCCCGCGAAGCCAGGCGACGGGCGGATGAGACCCTGGCACACGAGATCACGGTGATCTACATCGCCTCCCGGCGGAACTACGGCGTCCCGCGCGTCACCGCCGAACTGCGCCGGCAGGGCCGGGTGGTCAACCGTAAGCGGGTGGCACGGGTCATGCGGGAGAACGGCATCGCCGGGAACAGCCGGCGCACCGGACGCCGCGGCCTGACCAAGGCCGACACCAAGGCCGCCCCGTCGCCGGACCTGATCGGCCGGGACTTCACCGCCATCCGTCCCGGAACGAAAATCGTCGGGGACATCACCTACATCCCCACCGCCGAGGGCTGGCTCTACCTCGCCTCGTGGCTGGACCTGGCCACGCGCGAGGTGATCGGGTACTCGATGGCCGACCACCACCGCGCCGACCTCGTCGTCGACGCGCTGGACATGGCAGCCGCGCTGGGCCGCCTGGAACCCGGCTGTGTGATCCACAGTGACCGCGGATCGGAATACACCTCCGGTCAACTCCGCACAAAAATCAGCAAGTTGGGGCACCGGCAAAGTATGGGCCGGACCGGGAGCTGCTTCGATAACGCCGCCGCGGAGAGCTTCTGGGCCGTCCTGAAAGAAGAGATCGGCACCCGCTTCTGGCCCGACCGGGCCACCGCCCGCGCCGACATCTTCGACTTCATCGAGACCTTCTACAACAGACGCCGCCTACGCAAGCACATCCACTGGGGCTACCTCACACCCCACGAAACCCGCCTGCGATACCGGCAAGACCAGGCCCTCGCAGCGTAA
- a CDS encoding IS4 family transposase → MREKSVITRTIEVAGGVFAPGQLGELTQTVDFELVDAVLEETGTVERRLRLLPSRVVVYFVLALALFENCSYRAVWGKLTASLTSLALAVPAASSLSRARRRIGAAPLRRLFEILAGPLAVRGQSGTFWRGLRCVAVDGTLLHVPDEKTLTWKYPKRAGDTLEFGYPLLRLVVLVECGTRALLAATFGPESDGELTYANRLLGALDDTMLLLADAGFDAVEFLRDIQGSGARFLIRSSARRIPTPAEHLADGSYLARIGYGVIPVLITVRVIEAHLTVRLDDGTVRHEQWRLLTSLLDPVRYPADEVAELYHRRWQVETTYFSIKATILEGRVLRSRTQPGLDQEVYALLTTYQALLRAAADGIETRPDLTMSRISFTVLIRTAGDTVISATGILPPLGPVDRVGVIGQAVLEAPLPSQHRQRIKARTRKNPTSKYGPNAGQQPVTSQNYSIQTTITFFEHGLNSRSRR, encoded by the coding sequence TTGCGGGAGAAGTCTGTCATCACGCGCACGATCGAGGTCGCTGGGGGTGTGTTCGCGCCGGGGCAGCTGGGTGAGCTGACGCAGACGGTGGACTTCGAACTGGTGGACGCGGTGCTTGAGGAGACCGGCACGGTCGAGCGGCGACTGCGGCTGCTGCCCTCGCGGGTGGTGGTGTACTTCGTCCTCGCGCTCGCACTGTTCGAGAACTGCTCCTACCGGGCGGTGTGGGGCAAACTGACCGCCTCGCTGACGAGTCTGGCCCTGGCCGTCCCGGCGGCTTCCTCGCTGTCGCGGGCGAGGCGGCGGATAGGGGCCGCCCCGCTACGGCGGCTGTTCGAGATCCTGGCCGGGCCCCTCGCTGTCCGCGGGCAGTCGGGCACGTTCTGGCGGGGCCTGCGGTGCGTGGCCGTCGACGGCACTCTCCTCCATGTCCCGGACGAGAAGACGCTCACCTGGAAGTACCCGAAACGGGCCGGTGACACGCTGGAGTTCGGCTACCCGCTGCTGCGGCTCGTCGTCCTGGTCGAGTGTGGCACCCGCGCCCTGCTCGCCGCCACCTTCGGACCCGAGAGTGACGGTGAACTCACCTACGCGAACCGCCTGTTGGGCGCTCTTGACGACACGATGCTCCTGCTGGCCGACGCCGGCTTCGATGCGGTGGAATTCCTCCGTGACATCCAGGGCAGCGGGGCACGATTCCTGATCCGCTCTTCCGCCCGACGCATCCCCACCCCCGCCGAGCACCTGGCCGACGGCTCCTACCTGGCCCGGATCGGCTACGGCGTCATTCCCGTCCTGATCACCGTCCGCGTCATCGAGGCCCACCTCACAGTCCGCCTGGACGACGGCACTGTCCGCCACGAGCAGTGGCGCCTGCTCACCAGCCTCCTCGACCCCGTCCGCTACCCCGCCGATGAAGTGGCCGAGCTCTATCACCGCAGGTGGCAGGTGGAAACCACCTACTTCTCGATCAAGGCGACCATCCTGGAGGGCCGCGTCCTGCGCTCGCGCACCCAGCCCGGCCTCGACCAGGAGGTCTACGCCCTGCTCACGACCTACCAGGCCCTCCTCCGCGCCGCCGCCGACGGCATCGAGACCCGCCCCGACCTCACCATGAGCCGGATCAGCTTCACCGTCCTGATCCGCACCGCCGGTGACACCGTCATCAGCGCGACCGGAATCCTGCCCCCACTCGGCCCTGTCGACCGAGTCGGCGTGATCGGTCAGGCCGTCCTCGAAGCCCCGCTGCCGTCCCAACACAGGCAACGCATCAAAGCCCGCACCCGCAAGAACCCCACCAGCAAGTACGGCCCGAACGCCGGACAACAGCCCGTGACCAGCCAGAACTACAGCATCCAGACCACTATCACGTTCTTCGAGCACGGCCTCAACAGCCGCTCACGGCGCTAA